The genomic segment ATGCACGCGCGTTGGATCGCCCTGATGCGGACGATGTCCGACGCCGATTTCCAGAAGGGTTTCATCCATCCCGAAACCGGCGGCCGCATGACCCTCTTCGACCGAGTGTCTTCGTACGCGTGGCACGGGAAGCATCACCTGGCGCATATCCAACTCGCTTTGCGGAAATAATAACGCGCGGCACGGGGGCGCGGGCGAGGCCAATGATCTTAGGGATCCGTTCTCAAAGAATTCTCCTACCGGATGGGGATGGGCCCTGGATTCTTGATAAAAGACCCTTGAATGCCATAAAAAACGCAGATTGGCATAAGCATCAGTTCTCAAGTTGAGAACGAAAAATATCTTCCGGATAAGGAAGGGAGAGGTGGCGCATGGTAGATTCCCTACTAGCCTATGGAACCCATCACCGCCTACGCCGATTACCGCCAGTACCTCCGTGATTTCCATGCGGAGCAGAAGCGCATCAATCCGCGCTATTCCCATCGCCTCTTCGCTCGCAAGGCATCGCTGGCCTCTTCGGGATTTTTCTCCGAAGTAGTCGCGGGCAAACGGAAGCTGACCCAAGCGACCGTCCTAAGGTTCAGCCAGGCGATGAAGCTGGGCGCCGCGGAACAGGCGTACTTCGAATGCCTGGTGGCTTTCAATCATGCCAAGACGGTCGAGGAAAAGAACCACCGCTATGCCCGCTTGATGGCGCTGCGCGGGACCCGCGTGGACATCGTCGGGGCCGAGCGCTACGAATTCTATCGCCACTGGTGGCATGCGGCGATCAGGGAGCAGATCAATTGCCGATCCGTGAAAGCGGAGTCCCAACAGGACTTCGCCGCGATGGGGCAAAGCCTCCAGCCCGCGATCAGCGCGGCCCAGGCCCGACGCTCGGTTAAGCTTCTCTTGAGGCTGGGCTTCGTCGAACGGAAGCCGGATGGATTCCTCCGGCAGACGAACCGTTTCATCTCGACCGGAAGCCTGGAGCCGAGCGCGCCCACCACCTTGGACGTGGACAATTTCCAATTGGCGATGCTGGACTTGGCCCGTAAGGCCCTGGATTCGCGGCCGCGATCGGAGCGGGATTTTTCCACGCTGACCTTATCCCTCTCCGCCGTCGGGGAGACCGCGGCCAAAGCGGAGATCGCCGCCTTGCGTAAACGCCTGTTGGCTTTGGCCGAACAGGATCGGAACGCCGACCGCGTCCGGCAATTCAACTTCCAATCCTTCCTTCTCTCAAAGATATGAGGCCCCCCATGCCGATGCGCCGCATTCCCATCCCTGGATCGAAAACCATTCTATTCATATCGGCCATCCTGCTCCTGATCGGTTGCTTGGGCGGCGGAGGATCCGGATCCGAGACCACGCTGGCGGGCGTCACCGGGAGGGTGGTGGATGCGCAAGGGCAACCGCTGGAAGGCGCCGCCGTGCACATCCGGCCGGAAGAGGCATTGTCCTCGGGGCGGCTGGGGACAGGAGGAACCGGGGACGACCCGGCGGCCGCATACACGAAAGCGGACGGAACCTTCTTGGTAGAGGGATTGGCGGCGGGGGATTACAACGTCGAGTGCCGCGCTTCCGGCGGCGCGGCCCTGCTCCAGGCCCACGTGAAAGACACCTTGGTCCATCTCCCGGATGCGGTGATCCGTCCGACGGGAGCCATGCGGGGCCGGATCGCCAAGCCCTCGGAAGGAGAACCGCGATTGGGGGGCGCGTACGTTTCCATTCCCGGGTTGCCCATCGGAACATTCGTGCAACTGATAGGCGTAACCGATTCATCTTTCGTTCTCGGCAATATCCCCGCGGGCGTTTATACGGTGGCGATCCTGCCTGGTTACGCGGATGATTTGGCCCGATTCAAGATCCTGGATATGCCGGCCATCCGGGTCGAACCCGGGGATACGACCGACCTGGGATCCTTGATCCTGCCGTTACGCGCCGGCCCGCAGGATTCCGCCTACCTACGGGACTCCGCGGCTTTCGCCGCCTGGGTACAGGCGAACGGGATAACGCAGGATCACGGCGGCATCATCACGAACGGGGTGAAGGGGAACCGCATCACCATGCTGTGGGAAATCGCGATCGCCTTGACCCGGTTGACGCCCGATATCGAAGCCTTGGACCAGGTGGATTACGTGAACTTCCAGGCTCCGGAAGATTCGGGCCGGTATACCTTGGCGGGCGCCGAGGAGCTAGGGCACCTGCATGCGCTCCGCACCCTGGGGTTATGGGAATACCGGTTGGAGGGCGATCTGGATTGGCTCCGGTCGTTGACGGAGTTGGAAGAGATTTCGATCGGGTTCGCGGGGCTGAAGACATTCCCCGTTGCGGTGGAAGAGCTTCCTTTCCTGCGGACGCTCATGCTCGATGGCGACTCCCTGGACGTCCTGCCCGCGTCCGTGGGCAAGATGAAACAGTTGCTTTACCTGGATCTGAGCCAATCGATCCTGGTCGATTTGCCCTCGGAACTCTCGGAATTGCGGAACTTGCAAGAGCTTCATTTGTACGGGAACCGGTTCGCTTCCCTGCCCCCGGCGGTGTTGTCCCTGCATAGCCTACGGAGGCTTACCCTCGCCGAAAACCGGCTCACGACTCTGCCGCGGGAACTCATGGCCATGCCCGCCCTGCGGGGACTCAACGTGCGCGGGAACCGGTTATGCGGCCTTTCCCAGGATTGGAAGGATTGGCTGAAGTACCAGGATTCCCTCTGGTACAGCAAGGAGGATACTTCGATTTACAAGTGGCCCAAGGGAACGCTTGATTCGGGTTGGGAAGCCGGCCAGCACTGCGCGGCGCCGTGATCGCCATCAACGCCTGACCGCGCATTGGTCATCGGGAACGGAGTCGCCTTCCAAGCCGGGCAAACCCTTGGAGCATGCCTCGAATCGATAGGCGCCTTCGTGGACGTGGCAATTCACG from the Fibrobacterota bacterium genome contains:
- a CDS encoding TIGR02147 family protein, with translation MEPITAYADYRQYLRDFHAEQKRINPRYSHRLFARKASLASSGFFSEVVAGKRKLTQATVLRFSQAMKLGAAEQAYFECLVAFNHAKTVEEKNHRYARLMALRGTRVDIVGAERYEFYRHWWHAAIREQINCRSVKAESQQDFAAMGQSLQPAISAAQARRSVKLLLRLGFVERKPDGFLRQTNRFISTGSLEPSAPTTLDVDNFQLAMLDLARKALDSRPRSERDFSTLTLSLSAVGETAAKAEIAALRKRLLALAEQDRNADRVRQFNFQSFLLSKI
- a CDS encoding carboxypeptidase regulatory-like domain-containing protein → MPMRRIPIPGSKTILFISAILLLIGCLGGGGSGSETTLAGVTGRVVDAQGQPLEGAAVHIRPEEALSSGRLGTGGTGDDPAAAYTKADGTFLVEGLAAGDYNVECRASGGAALLQAHVKDTLVHLPDAVIRPTGAMRGRIAKPSEGEPRLGGAYVSIPGLPIGTFVQLIGVTDSSFVLGNIPAGVYTVAILPGYADDLARFKILDMPAIRVEPGDTTDLGSLILPLRAGPQDSAYLRDSAAFAAWVQANGITQDHGGIITNGVKGNRITMLWEIAIALTRLTPDIEALDQVDYVNFQAPEDSGRYTLAGAEELGHLHALRTLGLWEYRLEGDLDWLRSLTELEEISIGFAGLKTFPVAVEELPFLRTLMLDGDSLDVLPASVGKMKQLLYLDLSQSILVDLPSELSELRNLQELHLYGNRFASLPPAVLSLHSLRRLTLAENRLTTLPRELMAMPALRGLNVRGNRLCGLSQDWKDWLKYQDSLWYSKEDTSIYKWPKGTLDSGWEAGQHCAAP